One Alphaproteobacteria bacterium DNA segment encodes these proteins:
- a CDS encoding VOC family protein, whose protein sequence is MDQRINIVTLGVHDFKRADNFYSVGLGWKKLPFSNDHVTFIDCGVILALYDFKALAEDACVSSESMGFHKFTLAQNVASKEKVDQTLKEAEKAGGKIIKPGQNVFWGGYSGYFIDLDEHLWEIAWNPHFTLDSAGRIVVNN, encoded by the coding sequence ATGGATCAAAGAATTAATATTGTAACTTTAGGTGTGCATGATTTTAAACGTGCAGATAATTTTTATTCTGTTGGATTAGGTTGGAAAAAATTACCTTTTAGTAATGATCATGTTACTTTTATAGATTGTGGGGTGATTTTAGCGTTATATGATTTTAAAGCTTTAGCAGAAGATGCATGTGTATCTTCTGAAAGTATGGGGTTTCATAAATTTACTTTAGCCCAAAATGTAGCAAGTAAAGAAAAAGTTGATCAAACTTTAAAAGAAGCAGAAAAAGCAGGGGGTAAAATTATAAAACCTGGTCAAAATGTTTTCTGGGGTGGATATTCTGGTTATTTTATAGATTTAGATGAACATTTGTGGGAAATAGCATGGAATCCTCATTTCACCTTGGATTCTGCTGGAAGAATTGTTGTAAATAATTAA
- a CDS encoding agmatine deiminase family protein: protein MNKMPIENGFYMPAEWEHHKGCWMEWPTRTELWGKKIERAYQAYGRVAKAIAELEPITMICNTGKEGEVRHYCGSKISIINFPHDDSWMRDNGPTFLINAKGETAGVAWGWNAWGNKYASHHQDAKIAEGVLNHLSLPCFKAPLITEGGAIHVDGQGTLITTESCLLNPNRNPGLTKKDIEEIFYNFLGIKKVIWLPGGVEDDDTDGHIDEVAAFVKTGIVLALSTQDKNDGNYKILQENIACLKKEKDALNRSLEIIEIEQPNPRYLDDGRRMSLSYINFYLPNKGVIIPFFKDSKDQEAFDLFKKIFPDRKLVQLDALDIVEGGGGIHCITQQQPKG, encoded by the coding sequence ATGAATAAAATGCCAATAGAAAATGGTTTTTATATGCCGGCTGAATGGGAACATCATAAAGGTTGCTGGATGGAATGGCCAACAAGAACGGAACTGTGGGGTAAAAAAATAGAGAGAGCTTATCAAGCTTATGGACGTGTAGCCAAGGCTATTGCAGAATTGGAACCTATAACGATGATATGCAATACTGGTAAAGAGGGTGAAGTACGTCATTATTGTGGATCTAAAATTTCTATTATAAATTTTCCTCATGATGATTCCTGGATGCGTGATAATGGACCAACTTTTTTAATCAATGCTAAAGGTGAAACAGCAGGTGTCGCATGGGGATGGAATGCATGGGGAAATAAATATGCATCACATCACCAAGATGCAAAGATAGCTGAAGGTGTTTTAAATCATCTATCTTTACCTTGTTTTAAAGCTCCTTTAATAACCGAAGGTGGGGCTATCCATGTGGATGGCCAAGGAACCTTAATTACAACAGAAAGTTGCTTATTAAACCCCAATCGTAATCCTGGTCTTACAAAAAAAGATATTGAAGAAATTTTTTATAATTTTTTAGGAATTAAAAAAGTTATTTGGCTTCCAGGTGGTGTTGAAGATGATGATACAGATGGCCATATAGATGAGGTTGCAGCTTTTGTAAAAACTGGGATTGTTTTAGCCTTATCAACCCAGGATAAAAACGATGGAAATTATAAAATATTGCAAGAAAATATAGCTTGTTTGAAAAAAGAAAAAGACGCGTTAAATCGCTCTTTAGAAATTATTGAAATTGAACAACCTAATCCTCGCTACCTAGATGATGGAAGACGCATGTCGTTATCTTATATTAATTTTTATTTACCTAATAAAGGTGTTATTATTCCTTTTTTTAAAGATTCTAAAGATCAAGAAGCTTTTGATCTTTTTAAAAAAATCTTTCCAGACAGAAAACTCGTTCAATTAGATGCTTTAGATATTGTTGAAGGTGGGGGTGGTATTCATTGTATTACGCAACAACAACCTAAAGGATAG
- a CDS encoding response regulator, with translation MKLFNDLLEAQGYTILQTRQGIDGLKLAREKNPDLILMDIQLPEISGLEIIKWIKEDEKLKTIPIIAVTAFAMKGDEKKIRESGCEAYISKPISIADFLQTIQNFLS, from the coding sequence ATGAAATTGTTTAATGACCTTTTGGAAGCTCAAGGTTATACAATTTTGCAAACAAGACAAGGTATCGATGGATTAAAACTTGCACGTGAAAAAAATCCGGATCTTATTCTAATGGATATTCAACTGCCAGAAATTTCAGGTTTAGAAATTATTAAATGGATTAAAGAAGATGAAAAGTTAAAAACTATTCCTATTATTGCTGTTACTGCTTTTGCTATGAAAGGAGATGAAAAAAAGATTAGAGAAAGTGGATGTGAAGCTTATATCTCAAAACCTATTTCAATTGCCGATTTTTTACAAACAATCCAAAATTTTTTGAGCTAA
- a CDS encoding two pore domain potassium channel family protein — protein sequence MFSFFAILFLSAIVIATTSLITYAVLKYVWNILPHLTIRRRLRVLLIIGPIFLVHIISIWIYAGIYFLIENYTTFGHLTGSVSPAIISYESFVERLYFSASTYASLGFGDIVPDKDLRMLAGAEVLNGLVMIGWTISFTYLAMEKFWSNSNHIGKDKNLRH from the coding sequence ATGTTTAGCTTCTTTGCTATTTTATTTTTAAGTGCAATAGTTATCGCAACGACCAGTTTAATTACATATGCAGTACTTAAGTATGTTTGGAATATATTGCCTCATTTAACTATCCGGCGGCGTTTGCGTGTATTGCTAATTATAGGACCAATTTTTTTGGTACATATTATTAGCATTTGGATTTATGCAGGGATTTATTTTTTGATAGAAAATTATACCACTTTTGGACATTTAACAGGTAGTGTTAGTCCAGCGATAATAAGCTATGAAAGCTTTGTTGAAAGACTTTATTTTTCAGCTTCTACTTATGCTTCGCTTGGTTTTGGAGATATTGTACCAGATAAAGATTTACGTATGTTGGCAGGTGCAGAAGTTTTAAATGGGTTGGTTATGATCGGTTGGACAATTTCATTTACTTATTTGGCTATGGAGAAATTTTGGTCAAATTCTAATCACATTGGGAAAGATAAAAATCTTCGACACTGA
- a CDS encoding 2OG-Fe(II) oxygenase, which yields MALLTTGDPAPWFIAPSSGNPNYNFHSAAGRYLVLCFFGSAGLNPVSIMLKKIMDAQNVFQDQHASFFGVSFDPEDLKQKRAKEKIPGVRFFWDFEQKIGKLYKVISDINSDRKNKKVFSPVSFILDTNLRILAVLPIKNPENHADELIHYVKTLPPLTATGLVTPGAPILIVPRLFEKSFCQELIKLYDLKGGTESGFMRNDSSGKTVLVVDHNHKRRSDYSIEEEEIQRQIKLRIERRLVPEILKAFQFHVTRIERYIVARYSAGEGGYFKPHRDNTTKGTAHRRFAVTINLNAEDYEGGDLKFPEYDQRTYRAPTGGAVVFSCSLLHEATPVVKGNRYCCLPFLYDEGGAKIREQNLDFLGDDKLRDQLKQSLGVAKPK from the coding sequence TTGGCTTTATTAACAACAGGAGATCCGGCTCCATGGTTTATAGCCCCTTCTTCAGGAAATCCGAATTATAATTTTCATTCGGCAGCAGGCCGTTATCTTGTGCTATGTTTTTTTGGCTCGGCAGGATTAAATCCTGTTTCTATTATGCTAAAAAAAATTATGGATGCCCAAAATGTGTTCCAAGATCAACATGCATCGTTTTTTGGTGTGAGTTTTGATCCCGAAGATTTAAAACAGAAACGTGCTAAGGAAAAAATTCCAGGGGTTCGTTTTTTTTGGGATTTTGAACAAAAAATAGGAAAACTTTATAAAGTTATTTCTGATATAAATTCAGATAGAAAAAATAAAAAAGTTTTTTCTCCAGTTAGTTTTATTTTAGATACTAATCTTAGAATCTTAGCTGTGTTGCCAATTAAAAATCCGGAAAATCATGCGGATGAATTAATTCATTATGTAAAAACTTTACCTCCTTTAACCGCAACTGGTTTGGTTACACCGGGTGCGCCTATTTTAATAGTTCCAAGGTTATTTGAAAAAAGTTTTTGTCAGGAACTGATCAAGTTATATGATTTAAAAGGCGGTACGGAAAGTGGATTTATGCGTAATGATTCTTCAGGAAAAACTGTGCTTGTTGTTGATCATAACCATAAACGACGCTCCGACTATAGTATTGAAGAAGAAGAAATTCAGCGCCAGATTAAATTACGTATTGAGAGAAGATTGGTACCTGAGATTTTGAAAGCGTTTCAATTTCATGTAACACGAATAGAAAGATATATTGTGGCACGCTATAGTGCAGGCGAAGGAGGATATTTTAAACCCCATAGAGACAACACAACCAAAGGTACAGCCCATCGCAGATTTGCTGTTACGATTAATTTAAATGCTGAGGATTATGAAGGTGGCGATTTAAAATTTCCAGAATATGATCAAAGAACGTATCGTGCGCCTACTGGGGGTGCGGTTGTGTTTTCTTGCTCTTTACTTCATGAAGCTACCCCTGTTGTAAAAGGAAATAGATATTGTTGTTTGCCATTTCTTTATGATGAAGGTGGTGCAAAAATCAGAGAACAAAATCTTGATTTTTTAGGGGACGATAAACTACGTGATCAACTTAAACAATCTCTTGGGGTTGCTAAACCAAAATAA
- a CDS encoding acetate kinase, whose product MSVIITCNVGSSNIKLSKFDTETHKCERFKVHNIKEVIKWLHSIDKSNIVAIGHRMIHGGPEFMHPIKIDDIILEKLRRYVPLAPLHQLSAIMLIKEIQKFYSDIKQIVCFDTAFHHTIPEIERLLPLPYWYYKQGIQRYGSHGLSYQYIANVLPKFSRIYEKTIAVHLGSSASACAMKNLRSIAITMGFSTLDGLMMSTCSGALDSGVVIYLEKELEMKPQEIDRLLYLESGLQGVSGISGDMKILLASDKPEAKRAVELYCYLAAKQIVSLLPALGGIDSIVFTGGIGENAAPIRERISTLLGWVSNFLIYVIPADEESVIASSCYAFLA is encoded by the coding sequence ATGAGTGTAATTATTACATGTAATGTGGGATCCTCCAATATTAAGCTTTCAAAATTTGATACCGAAACGCATAAGTGCGAAAGGTTTAAAGTTCATAACATTAAAGAAGTAATTAAATGGCTTCATTCTATTGATAAGTCAAACATTGTTGCTATTGGTCATCGCATGATACATGGTGGGCCAGAGTTTATGCATCCTATAAAAATAGATGATATTATTCTTGAAAAATTAAGAAGATATGTGCCGCTTGCCCCGCTTCATCAATTATCAGCTATAATGTTAATTAAAGAAATACAGAAATTTTATTCTGATATAAAACAAATTGTTTGTTTTGATACAGCGTTCCATCATACGATCCCAGAAATAGAGCGTCTTCTACCACTTCCCTATTGGTATTATAAGCAAGGAATTCAACGTTATGGATCTCATGGACTTTCCTACCAATATATTGCGAATGTATTACCAAAATTCTCCAGAATTTATGAAAAAACTATTGCTGTTCATTTAGGTAGTAGCGCTTCAGCATGTGCTATGAAAAATTTAAGAAGTATTGCAATAACTATGGGATTTTCTACATTAGACGGATTAATGATGTCCACATGTAGTGGTGCTCTTGATTCCGGCGTTGTAATTTATTTAGAAAAAGAATTAGAAATGAAACCTCAGGAAATAGATCGCTTGCTTTACTTGGAATCTGGCCTGCAAGGAGTTTCCGGTATAAGCGGGGATATGAAAATATTGTTAGCTAGTGATAAGCCAGAAGCAAAACGAGCTGTTGAGCTTTATTGTTATCTTGCCGCGAAGCAAATTGTATCACTTTTGCCTGCACTTGGTGGCATTGATAGCATAGTTTTTACAGGGGGCATTGGTGAAAATGCTGCACCTATACGTGAACGTATTAGCACATTATTAGGCTGGGTGAGCAATTTCCTAATTTATGTTATACCTGCTGATGAAGAATCAGTAATTGCGAGTTCATGTTATGCCTTTTTGGCATAA
- a CDS encoding Hsp20/alpha crystallin family protein, producing the protein MTARELLHLGKNTQPNHGSNPIVSFQNEMNKLFSDFFSDISLPSWFNRNENSFSIIPAIDVVENNKEFKITVELPGMDAKDVQVNCSEGYVTIKGEKKQENKEEHEGYFRQERSYGSFHRAVTLPDIANLDKAEANFKNGILTLSVPKKVGTQTKERKIEIKQAV; encoded by the coding sequence ATGACCGCGCGTGAACTATTACATTTAGGAAAAAATACGCAACCAAATCATGGTTCTAATCCTATCGTTTCTTTCCAAAATGAAATGAATAAACTGTTTTCTGATTTTTTTAGTGATATTTCTCTACCCTCTTGGTTTAATCGTAACGAAAATTCATTTTCGATTATTCCTGCTATCGATGTAGTTGAAAATAATAAAGAGTTTAAGATTACTGTTGAGTTACCAGGTATGGATGCAAAGGATGTACAAGTTAACTGTTCTGAAGGCTATGTTACAATTAAAGGTGAAAAGAAACAGGAAAATAAAGAAGAGCATGAGGGTTATTTTCGTCAAGAACGTTCTTATGGTTCTTTTCATCGTGCTGTAACATTACCAGATATTGCTAATCTTGATAAAGCAGAAGCTAATTTCAAAAATGGGATATTAACACTTTCAGTGCCAAAAAAAGTTGGAACACAAACGAAAGAACGTAAGATAGAAATCAAACAAGCTGTATAA
- a CDS encoding response regulator, which translates to MPARILVVDDVPANLRLLEARLTAERFDVITVENGQAAIEMMKMQPPDLVLLDVMMPGMNGFEVCKKIRSTKAIADIPVVMITASSEPVHRSLSLEAGADDFLTKPINDMALLARTKSLVHLKKMIDELYMRESTMGQFYLMPTIMADEIEDIGPGRILLIHENNIWVQKITDALQEAKCQTTHMPSLDLVYDKLTLDDDYNVIILSVEFGLEEILKLIAYLRVQENTRPVPIILTGNLSDIPQIVKALENGGNDYFLKPIEREEVLLRVRTQVRRSYYQERLRILDERNVSNALVDHLTGLYNEHYIADYLKKAFAQFDQNNKPLSIMIVNVDNFYEINKNCNPQVAEALLHGLIRRMQVHIHSPDFIGRLSEDKFILVMPDTTLQTAQMLANRLYKMISKDEIIIDIAPHKLPTAITIVGSCITKSFQTADAFLNKTITLLDKAKKVGNDPIIFE; encoded by the coding sequence ATGCCCGCACGTATTCTTGTTGTTGATGATGTTCCCGCCAATTTACGATTGTTGGAGGCAAGACTAACTGCAGAGCGTTTTGATGTAATCACTGTTGAAAATGGTCAAGCCGCTATTGAAATGATGAAAATGCAGCCCCCTGATTTAGTTTTGTTAGATGTGATGATGCCTGGAATGAATGGGTTTGAAGTTTGTAAGAAAATAAGATCGACCAAAGCAATTGCAGACATTCCTGTTGTGATGATTACAGCGTCAAGTGAACCTGTTCATCGTAGTTTAAGTCTAGAAGCAGGAGCCGATGATTTTTTAACGAAACCAATTAATGATATGGCTCTTTTAGCTCGTACCAAATCGTTGGTACATCTCAAAAAGATGATAGATGAATTATATATGAGAGAATCTACTATGGGGCAATTTTATCTTATGCCCACGATTATGGCTGATGAAATTGAAGATATAGGACCTGGACGTATTTTACTTATTCATGAAAACAATATTTGGGTCCAAAAAATTACTGATGCACTCCAAGAAGCAAAATGCCAAACTACACATATGCCATCTTTAGATTTAGTTTATGATAAATTAACTTTGGATGATGATTATAATGTTATTATTCTAAGTGTAGAATTTGGGCTAGAAGAAATTTTAAAGCTTATTGCCTATTTAAGAGTTCAAGAAAATACAAGACCTGTTCCTATCATTCTGACAGGCAATTTAAGCGACATACCTCAAATTGTCAAAGCTTTAGAAAATGGGGGTAATGATTATTTTTTAAAACCCATAGAACGAGAAGAAGTTTTATTACGTGTAAGAACACAAGTAAGGAGAAGCTATTATCAAGAAAGATTACGTATTCTTGATGAACGTAATGTATCCAATGCGTTGGTTGATCATTTAACCGGTCTTTATAATGAACATTATATTGCAGATTATTTAAAGAAAGCATTTGCTCAATTTGACCAAAATAATAAACCACTTTCAATCATGATTGTGAACGTGGATAATTTTTATGAAATAAACAAAAATTGTAATCCCCAAGTAGCAGAAGCTCTTTTGCATGGTTTAATAAGGCGAATGCAAGTTCATATCCATTCCCCAGATTTTATAGGAAGATTATCAGAAGACAAATTTATTTTGGTTATGCCTGATACAACATTACAAACAGCGCAAATGTTAGCAAACCGTTTATACAAAATGATTAGTAAAGATGAAATTATTATTGATATTGCTCCACATAAATTACCAACAGCCATTACAATTGTAGGGTCTTGTATCACTAAATCCTTTCAAACTGCTGACGCTTTTTTAAACAAAACAATTACTTTACTAGATAAAGCAAAGAAAGTAGGGAATGACCCTATTATCTTTGAATAA
- the rpmG gene encoding 50S ribosomal protein L33, with the protein MAKQSTVLIKLVSSAETGYYYVTKKNVRQTTEKLHFKKYDPVVRKHVEFKEAKIK; encoded by the coding sequence ATGGCTAAACAGTCAACAGTACTTATCAAACTCGTCAGTTCGGCAGAAACTGGTTATTATTATGTGACTAAAAAAAATGTCCGGCAAACAACAGAAAAATTACATTTCAAAAAATATGATCCTGTTGTTCGTAAACATGTAGAGTTTAAAGAAGCTAAAATAAAATAG
- a CDS encoding HAD-IC family P-type ATPase, whose protein sequence is MPFWHNLSSDIILKQLGTTENGLSMVEAEKRLKIHGENIIQIIPPLSSIRLYLRQFHNILIYILLLSALITALIQHWTDMAVILCVVFINACIGFIQESKAEKALRAVRDLLIANATVLRDGQTHVLPAAQLVPGDIVIITAGDKVPADLRLIMAHNLRTQESILTGESLDIKKTTQPVNQDTILSERSCMAYSGTFITTGQAKGLVVATGVHTEVGRISNLIKIDEMQTPLIIKLNRFSYWLAAFILLVALGVFIYGLMIRNLPINEMFMIITSIIVSVIPEGLPATISITMAFGMRAMAKRNAIVRRLPIIEALGSVNVICTDKTGTLTRNELVVTDIVTAQHIFYVTGIGYTPKGKILFENKEIKFDEYPTIKDISYAALLNNDATIKFKKDTWELNGDPTEGAIMAFAQKVGQEAEKLHKIWPRIDVIPFSAEARYMATLHHNINGIGVIYIKGAPEQILAMCNSQQGADGNEEELDFSYWETEINNLAKNGKRVLAIAHRHTSKEHNILQHKDIQEKMTLLGLLGIMDTPREEARNAIASCLNAGIEVKMITGDHMLTASAIAEMLDIPNSKQVIVGSDIEKLSNEVLIQVVKNIHVYARMLPEHKLRLVKLLQEGGAVVAMTGDGVNDAPALKAANIGIAMGRQGTEVAKEVSDLILADNNFTSIVHAIEEGRNIYKNIKHTIQFMLVTDGAEGLTLLVSVFAGWILPIMPLQILWVNMVTAVMLSLTFSFVRSNSSNMRDAPVPIGAPLFSKSAIGLMLWHIFLITGGTIGIFFFEMQIKDTDLARTVAINGLVFFQIYYLWGMFFLQKQNSNLTPAIFATGGVLLCQLAFNYIPWMQNIFSTKSMNGLEWFKVIMISGIIFIWLWIERLLILVASKCNNPSKI, encoded by the coding sequence ATGCCTTTTTGGCATAATCTTTCATCTGACATAATACTTAAACAACTTGGTACGACAGAGAATGGACTTTCTATGGTCGAAGCTGAGAAGCGGCTTAAGATTCATGGAGAAAATATAATACAAATTATACCGCCTCTATCTTCTATTCGGCTTTATCTGCGGCAATTTCATAATATTTTGATTTATATTTTGTTACTATCTGCATTAATTACAGCTTTGATCCAGCACTGGACGGATATGGCGGTAATTTTATGTGTTGTATTTATTAATGCATGTATTGGTTTTATTCAAGAAAGCAAAGCCGAGAAAGCGTTAAGGGCTGTTCGAGATTTACTTATTGCAAATGCTACTGTGCTGCGTGATGGACAAACGCATGTTCTTCCCGCTGCTCAATTAGTGCCTGGTGATATAGTAATAATAACTGCGGGTGATAAGGTACCTGCAGATTTACGTTTAATTATGGCTCACAATTTGCGCACACAAGAATCAATTTTAACAGGTGAGTCGTTAGATATCAAAAAAACAACTCAGCCAGTAAACCAAGACACTATTCTTTCTGAGCGTTCTTGTATGGCCTATAGTGGCACTTTTATAACAACAGGCCAAGCTAAAGGCTTAGTAGTTGCAACAGGGGTTCATACAGAAGTTGGGCGTATTAGCAATTTGATTAAAATTGATGAAATGCAAACCCCCTTAATTATAAAACTTAACCGCTTTTCATATTGGTTAGCGGCTTTTATTTTGTTAGTGGCTTTAGGTGTATTTATTTATGGTTTAATGATACGCAACTTGCCCATAAATGAGATGTTCATGATTATCACCAGTATTATAGTATCAGTAATTCCAGAAGGGTTGCCTGCTACTATTAGTATTACTATGGCATTTGGTATGCGTGCTATGGCAAAACGAAACGCTATTGTGCGGCGCTTACCAATAATTGAAGCATTGGGTAGTGTTAACGTAATTTGCACGGATAAGACTGGTACGCTTACTAGGAATGAGTTGGTAGTAACTGATATTGTTACAGCTCAGCATATTTTTTATGTTACCGGTATTGGTTATACACCAAAGGGTAAAATTTTATTTGAAAACAAAGAAATTAAATTTGACGAATATCCTACAATAAAAGATATTAGTTACGCGGCACTTTTAAATAATGATGCTACTATTAAATTTAAAAAAGATACATGGGAATTAAATGGTGATCCTACAGAAGGTGCGATTATGGCGTTTGCGCAAAAAGTAGGACAAGAGGCTGAAAAATTACATAAAATATGGCCCCGAATAGATGTTATTCCTTTTTCAGCTGAAGCTCGTTATATGGCTACTCTGCATCATAATATTAATGGAATAGGTGTTATTTATATTAAAGGTGCCCCAGAACAAATTTTAGCTATGTGTAATAGTCAACAAGGAGCTGATGGTAATGAAGAAGAACTGGATTTTAGTTATTGGGAAACAGAAATAAATAATTTGGCAAAGAATGGTAAACGTGTATTAGCTATTGCACACCGTCATACTTCTAAAGAGCATAATATTTTACAACATAAAGATATCCAAGAGAAGATGACTCTATTGGGGTTACTTGGCATTATGGATACACCCCGTGAGGAAGCGCGTAATGCTATTGCTTCATGTTTAAATGCTGGTATTGAAGTGAAGATGATTACGGGTGATCATATGCTTACTGCATCCGCAATAGCTGAAATGTTAGATATCCCAAATAGCAAACAAGTCATTGTTGGTTCTGATATAGAAAAACTATCAAATGAAGTTTTGATTCAAGTAGTAAAAAATATACATGTTTATGCACGTATGTTGCCAGAACATAAACTACGGTTAGTGAAGCTTCTACAAGAGGGTGGCGCTGTGGTAGCAATGACTGGTGATGGTGTAAATGATGCACCAGCTCTTAAAGCTGCAAATATAGGAATCGCTATGGGAAGACAAGGAACAGAAGTCGCAAAAGAAGTATCAGACTTGATATTAGCAGATAATAATTTTACCAGTATTGTACATGCAATTGAAGAGGGTCGTAATATCTATAAAAATATCAAACATACTATTCAATTTATGCTTGTAACAGATGGTGCAGAAGGATTAACTTTATTGGTTTCTGTATTTGCAGGATGGATTTTGCCTATAATGCCCTTACAAATATTATGGGTAAATATGGTAACAGCAGTTATGCTGTCGCTTACTTTTTCGTTTGTGAGAAGTAATTCTTCTAATATGCGCGATGCGCCAGTACCAATTGGAGCGCCATTATTCTCTAAATCAGCGATTGGATTAATGTTATGGCATATTTTTTTGATTACAGGTGGAACTATTGGTATATTTTTCTTTGAAATGCAGATTAAAGATACAGATTTAGCACGTACTGTTGCTATTAATGGATTAGTTTTTTTTCAAATTTATTATCTATGGGGAATGTTTTTTTTGCAAAAACAAAACTCTAATTTGACCCCAGCTATATTTGCTACGGGTGGTGTATTATTATGTCAGTTGGCATTTAACTATATCCCGTGGATGCAAAATATTTTTTCTACTAAATCAATGAATGGGTTGGAATGGTTTAAAGTAAT